The halophilic archaeon DL31 nucleotide sequence ATTAATCTTGAAGATATCATTTATTTTGTTATTTGAGTGCTGATATCCCACTAGCATATTGTTCGTCCGGAGCATGTCGCTAAATGCCATCAAAAGATACTCTCGAACATTCTCATTCTCAACTTCGCTTATCGACTGAAGAAGTTTCGAAAGGCAGAGAAGTTGGCGTGGACTGTACGCGTCAGTCCAGTCCTCCAGCCCATGTTGGAATAGGTCGTTCCCGCTAATAGAGGATGATTCGGTGATTGCTCCGCGTGCGATTTCGCTCTGTGGGACGAACTGAGTGAGTTCGTCTGCTTCTTCCCACTCCTTTCGAGCCTCCTGTGCGAGGTCGCGGTCCACTTTTTCTGCTCGCTTGTAGCCTTTCACTGCGGCACGTTCTTTTCCTTGGTCATCACAGGTGCCGCAATAATACTCAAGCGCGTACAGGCTGAGACCGTAGCCATCTTGTTCTGCAACAGCGTCAGTAACCGAGTATTTTTGTCCACAGTCGGTACAGTGGTAGTTCCCCCTTCCGACGTTCCCGTCCGAAGGGTCGAAGGAATTCCCGCATTCATTACAGGCGCACTCGTTTTGCCAATCGTCAACACTGACGACCGACTCGCAACTCGGACAGAAGACGCTGTACGTTCCTTTGTTGTCCCCATATCGTCCTTTCCCGACTCGGTAGTCTTTGAATAGGGGAACAGTGTGCCCGCAGGAAACGCAGTCGAGTTCTCGAACCCAGAAGTTGTACATAACGTCGGCGTCGTGGTCGCCGTTCGGGCAGGGGGTCTTGTAGTACTGCGTAATCTCGTCGGCGACGTCCTCCTTCACCTGTTCGAAGGCTTCCTCCAGCTCTTCGACGTCGGTCTGGCCCGCTTCCAGTTCCTTCTTCGTGACGAACCACGCGACGGGATTCAGGTCGTTGCCGACGACCTCCGCCCCGAAGCGTGACGCTTCTACGAGCGACGTACCGCCGCCCATGAACGGGTCGAGAATCTTCTTGTCCTCGACACGGACGTCCTTCGGGTAAAGCTCCCAGAGGCTCTCCGGGTCGGTCATGTCCACGCGTTCGAGGAGCGACGCGACGTCGAAGTCCGACTTGCCGTCTGCGTCGTCGCCATAGGACGCCAGCGTGCTGCCCTCGTGGCCGGGCTCGAACACCGAGACCTTCTCCGGATCGTCCAGCATCGTGTACAGAGAGATGGCGCGGAAGACACAACCGAGGCGTCGCGCCCACCACTTGTGCATCGTGTAGATTGGGCGGTAGTACATCTTCGCTCGACCCTCCTTCGCCGCGATCTCGTTCACGCGCTCGATGGGGAACCCGCGTTCTATGGGGAGTTCCGTCCGCTCCTGCCGGCCCTGCGAAGATCCAGATTGTTCAGACATTATTCAGTATGTAGAAGCGATGCGCCACGAGCCACATAAGTGTGCGTTCTTCGCAGTAACGTCTCGGTGAAGCGAGCTTCGTTGGGTGTCTTGAAAGGAAAACAAACGTCGAAGAAGTTGCCTAGTCGTCGTCAGAGACGAGCGTTTCGAGGTCAGTCACGTTCTGGATGGCGTCGGATGCCAAGTCGTCATGACCCGTCTCGATGGCGAAACCGGCTGCCTCAGTCATTGCTTGTACCATCTGTTCCACGAACATCGAGTCATCCGTGACGTACTCTCCAGCCACCTGTAGTGCTCGCCGGCTGTCTGTCAGTGGTATTCCGACCACTTCTTCGATCTTAGCGATTATTTCTAGCGATTCGTCGATCTTCTTCGCACGGTTGATCGTTTTTTCGGTCTGCATAGTGGGTTTGACCCGAACAACTACAGCCGCCAGTCATTTTTAAAGGTAAGCCAGAGGGAGCGGAGGTAATTGAGTTGGTACTCGCTCCCTGAATCGCTACGATTCGAGCGATTCTCCGTTATTGCGTTGTTTTGAGGGGTTAGAGCGAGTATGCGTGTCAGGAGAGGTGGGTGAGAGTGGTCAATGAGTTCCGAAATGGGCCAGATGTCTAACAGCGGCGCGAAGTGGTTCGACACCAGAAACTGATGAGCTCTCAATGAATTGTTTGTGAATACACGACTGATCGGTGGTCTGGGTCAAGACGTACCAACGCGAGGCAGGCCGCGGCTTCATCGGAGAATCACACGATTGCTGAGCGTGGCCCACACCGGGTTCCGAGTACTGGCACAGGTAAAACCGAACCAACACCGTTTCCCGCCGAATATCGAGTTAGGGGGCAATCGAACAGGCTATCCAGCGTGCTGTGGATAGTTCGGTATGACTGATTTCCTGGAAGTGCGAGAAGACGGAGACTCCGTGATTTCTGGAACAGTAAGCCGAGATGAGCTTGAAGCGGAACTGACACCGCTGAACCCACGAAGTTTGTTCGATAGACGACTGAAGACTGTTCTTCGGGATATGCTGGATGAGGCGGACGATGACGAAATCGTCGTCGAAGCCCTCGTCAGAAACGCGGACGCCGACCAGTAGGAGAAGTGGAACTACTTCTGGAAGGTGATCTCGATCTTCAGGCTTGACGCCTCATCGGGCATCCGCTCGAAAAGGTCTTGGACCTTCGTGTAGTCCTGTCCGGACCGTAACGTCAAGCTGACTTGCGTCCGCTCGACGTCGGCGGTCCCCTGAAGAGCGCCGGGAACACCCTCGCGGTCGGGCAACATGAACGTGACGTCGCCGTAATCGACACTTCCGGTC carries:
- a CDS encoding hypothetical protein (KEGG: hla:Hlac_2760 hypothetical protein); amino-acid sequence: MQTEKTINRAKKIDESLEIIAKIEEVVGIPLTDSRRALQVAGEYVTDDSMFVEQMVQAMTEAAGFAIETGHDDLASDAIQNVTDLETLVSDDD
- a CDS encoding protein of unknown function DUF1156 (PFAM: Protein of unknown function DUF1156~KEGG: hla:Hlac_2761 adenine-specific DNA methylase); the encoded protein is MSEQSGSSQGRQERTELPIERGFPIERVNEIAAKEGRAKMYYRPIYTMHKWWARRLGCVFRAISLYTMLDDPEKVSVFEPGHEGSTLASYGDDADGKSDFDVASLLERVDMTDPESLWELYPKDVRVEDKKILDPFMGGGTSLVEASRFGAEVVGNDLNPVAWFVTKKELEAGQTDVEELEEAFEQVKEDVADEITQYYKTPCPNGDHDADVMYNFWVRELDCVSCGHTVPLFKDYRVGKGRYGDNKGTYSVFCPSCESVVSVDDWQNECACNECGNSFDPSDGNVGRGNYHCTDCGQKYSVTDAVAEQDGYGLSLYALEYYCGTCDDQGKERAAVKGYKRAEKVDRDLAQEARKEWEEADELTQFVPQSEIARGAITESSSISGNDLFQHGLEDWTDAYSPRQLLCLSKLLQSISEVENENVREYLLMAFSDMLRTNNMLVGYQHSNNKINDIFKINSFDVPQAAAEANVWGTEYGMGTFQSIWDMVISGVEYASAPTERWVDDGEKKETPEFAKPIGENFTLSQGDMRKLDYEDEFDAVISDPPYYDNIIYSEVSDFFYVWLRLILKDEYEWFEPEYTPRTESIVSNPSEGKDVEDFEMELREGFEVVHESLVDDGVLTFTYHHSDSESWGELLESLCDVGFEVTATYPITADLHKFISGEAVSFDIVVVARPIDDTEPASWNSLRRDIYRTARRTRTQLEENRDLSRGDIGVMEMGACFHEYSKHHGKVQRDGEIMSAKEVVQEIYGIIQEASDIGVEDVFIDLLDTSNPSFDDVNKLCRGTNANPEDLKETHLYNQDDGFELGTWDNEKRRAYIEERVNGEGGDHLSDLDKLQFLRYRYEKGKAVQNYVDKWGVDDDLRELAGRLADVTGDDAYTRVLGDRDITSYGE
- a CDS encoding hypothetical protein (KEGG: hla:Hlac_2759 hypothetical protein) produces the protein MTDFLEVREDGDSVISGTVSRDELEAELTPLNPRSLFDRRLKTVLRDMLDEADDDEIVVEALVRNADADQ